One segment of Acidimicrobiales bacterium DNA contains the following:
- the pyrF gene encoding orotidine-5'-phosphate decarboxylase yields MTETTAAAAATEARDHLALALDVDDLVVAMRLARQLQPYFRVAKVGLELYSAVGPDTIGALTDLGYDVFLDLKLHDIPTTVEKAAKVLGSLGASYLTLHAHGGVPMLRAGVHGLAEGAANAGLEPPMAMAVTVLTSDADAPPHIVPKRVMVAAEAGCGGIVCAASDLKDVHEYAPRLFRMVPGIRPAGSDANDQARTATPREALDAGADVLVIGRPVTLADDPVAAAAALVADLS; encoded by the coding sequence ATGACTGAGACCACCGCGGCGGCCGCCGCCACCGAGGCGCGGGACCATCTGGCCCTGGCGCTCGACGTGGACGACCTCGTGGTGGCCATGCGCCTGGCCCGCCAGCTCCAGCCGTACTTCCGGGTGGCCAAGGTCGGCCTCGAGCTCTACAGCGCCGTCGGGCCCGACACCATCGGTGCCCTCACCGACCTCGGCTACGACGTCTTCCTCGACCTCAAGCTGCACGACATCCCCACCACGGTGGAGAAGGCCGCCAAGGTGCTCGGGTCCCTCGGCGCCTCGTACCTCACGCTGCACGCCCATGGTGGGGTGCCCATGCTCCGTGCCGGCGTCCACGGCCTGGCCGAAGGTGCGGCCAACGCCGGTCTCGAGCCTCCCATGGCCATGGCGGTCACGGTCCTCACCAGCGACGCCGACGCTCCGCCCCACATCGTCCCCAAGCGGGTGATGGTGGCCGCCGAGGCGGGCTGCGGCGGCATCGTCTGCGCCGCGTCCGACCTCAAGGACGTGCACGAGTACGCGCCGCGCCTGTTCCGCATGGTGCCCGGCATCCGCCCCGCGGGCAGCGACGCGAACGACCAGGCCCGCACGGCCACGCCCCGCGAGGCACTCGACGCCGGCGCCGACGTGCTCGTCATCGGCCGCCCCGTCACGTTGGCCGACGACCCGGTGGCTGCGGCAGCGGCGCTCGTCGCCGACCTCAGCTGA
- the carB gene encoding carbamoyl-phosphate synthase large subunit: MPKRTDIESILIIGSGPIVIGQACEFDYSGTQACRVLRQEGYRVILANSNPATIMTDPDFADATYVEPLDADVLTAIIDRERPDAVLPTLGGQTALNLAMELVERGVVDGTGTANDGRPELIGARAEAIATAEDREQFKVAMKEIGVGVPESAIAHTLDEAMAAVDSIGLPVIIRPAYILGGRGTGMAATHEEFRAAAAHGLEASPISEILIEESIAGWKEFELEVMRDHADNCVVVCTIENFDPMGVHTGDSITVAPAQTLSDVEYQLMRDAAFACMRRVGVETGGSNVQFALNPVDGKMVVIEMNPRVSRSSALASKATGFPIAKIAARLAVGYTLDEIPNDITEKTPASFEPTIDYVVTKIPRWAFEKFPGTPAVLGTQMQSVGEAMAIGRTFPESMQKGLRSLEHGRFGLNCDPGEALYDNLGDDELIAKAAIGTPDRPFQLEAALRRGISIERLYEATRVDPWFLDQFLAIVEERAHLAEVGFSAMTRQDWRRAKRLGFSDAQLGYLWDVPEAEVRTARLAAGVVPTFKTVDTCGAEFEARTPYHYSTYEDEDEIRPGDRPKVIILGSGPNRIGQGIEFDYCCVHASFALSEAGYETVMVNCNPETVSTDYDTSDRLYFEPLTLEDVANVLDAESAEGEVAGVIVALGGQTPLKLAGLLPEGLVRGTSAASIDLAEDRERWNSLCAHLDIPQPAGGTASTVEQAQAVVDRVGYPVLVRPSYVLGGRAMEIVYDDESLRRAMEQLAGFGSLGKEGGLSAERPVLIDRFLEDATEVDVDAIRDTTGEVVIGGIMEHVEEAGVHSGDSACVIPPPNLSEETIEVLETYTRAIAEALDVCGLINVQYAVKAGQVFVIEANPRASRTVPFVAKATGVPLVKVAARTMMGASLAELREEGLLRDPVVGDHYAVKEAVLPFSRFPDADAVLGPEMRSTGEVMGIDLTVGLAFFKSQLAAGERMPASGTVFLSLADRDKAVALEAARRFVDLGFDIAATAGTAALLQEHGIDVATVVAKLGEEGGGTDAVELISSGKVDLVINSPRGRGPRSDGAHIRAAAGRHHVPLLTTGAAGLAAAKGMADWSRHELRVRSLQDFHLGVSTDDLAPSS, encoded by the coding sequence ATGCCGAAGCGCACCGACATCGAATCGATCCTCATCATCGGATCGGGCCCGATCGTCATCGGGCAGGCGTGCGAGTTCGACTACTCCGGCACGCAGGCCTGCCGCGTCCTGCGCCAGGAGGGGTACCGGGTGATCCTGGCCAACTCCAACCCGGCCACGATCATGACCGACCCGGACTTCGCCGACGCCACCTACGTCGAGCCGCTCGACGCCGACGTGCTCACCGCCATCATCGACAGGGAGCGCCCCGATGCGGTGCTCCCCACCCTGGGCGGGCAGACCGCGCTGAACCTGGCGATGGAGCTGGTCGAGCGGGGCGTGGTGGACGGCACCGGGACCGCGAACGACGGGCGTCCGGAACTGATCGGGGCGCGTGCCGAGGCCATCGCCACGGCCGAGGACCGCGAGCAGTTCAAGGTGGCCATGAAGGAGATCGGCGTCGGGGTACCCGAATCAGCCATCGCCCACACCCTGGACGAGGCGATGGCCGCGGTGGACTCCATCGGCCTGCCCGTGATCATCCGTCCGGCGTACATCCTCGGCGGGCGCGGCACCGGCATGGCCGCCACCCACGAGGAGTTCCGGGCGGCGGCGGCGCACGGCCTCGAGGCCAGCCCGATCTCCGAGATCCTGATCGAGGAGTCGATCGCGGGCTGGAAGGAGTTCGAGCTCGAGGTCATGCGCGACCACGCGGACAACTGCGTGGTGGTCTGCACCATCGAGAACTTCGACCCGATGGGCGTCCACACGGGCGACTCCATCACCGTCGCCCCGGCCCAGACGCTGAGCGACGTCGAGTACCAGCTGATGCGCGATGCCGCCTTCGCCTGCATGCGGCGCGTCGGCGTCGAGACCGGCGGCTCGAACGTGCAGTTCGCGCTCAACCCCGTCGACGGCAAGATGGTCGTGATCGAGATGAACCCGCGGGTGAGCCGCTCCTCGGCGCTCGCCTCGAAGGCCACCGGGTTCCCCATCGCCAAGATCGCGGCGCGCCTCGCCGTCGGCTACACGCTCGACGAGATCCCCAACGACATCACCGAGAAGACGCCGGCCAGCTTCGAGCCGACCATCGACTACGTGGTCACCAAGATCCCGCGCTGGGCCTTCGAGAAGTTCCCCGGGACGCCGGCCGTCCTCGGCACCCAGATGCAGTCGGTGGGCGAGGCCATGGCCATCGGCCGCACCTTCCCCGAGTCGATGCAGAAGGGCCTGCGGTCGCTCGAGCACGGGCGCTTCGGCCTCAACTGCGACCCGGGCGAGGCCCTCTACGACAACCTGGGCGACGACGAGCTCATCGCCAAGGCCGCCATCGGCACCCCCGACCGCCCCTTCCAGCTCGAGGCTGCCCTTCGGCGCGGCATCAGCATCGAGCGTCTGTACGAGGCCACGCGCGTCGACCCGTGGTTCCTGGATCAGTTCCTCGCCATCGTGGAGGAGCGGGCCCACCTCGCCGAGGTCGGCTTCTCGGCGATGACCCGCCAGGACTGGCGGCGGGCCAAGCGCCTCGGGTTCTCCGATGCCCAGCTCGGGTACCTGTGGGACGTGCCGGAGGCCGAGGTGCGCACCGCCCGCCTCGCGGCCGGCGTGGTCCCGACCTTCAAGACGGTCGACACCTGCGGGGCCGAGTTCGAGGCCCGCACGCCGTACCACTACTCGACCTACGAGGACGAGGACGAGATCCGCCCGGGCGACCGCCCCAAGGTGATCATCCTCGGCTCCGGGCCCAACCGCATCGGCCAGGGCATCGAGTTCGACTACTGCTGCGTCCACGCCAGCTTCGCCCTGTCCGAGGCGGGCTACGAGACGGTGATGGTCAACTGCAACCCCGAGACCGTGTCCACGGACTACGACACCAGCGACCGGCTCTACTTCGAGCCCCTCACCCTCGAGGACGTCGCCAACGTGCTCGACGCCGAGTCGGCCGAGGGTGAGGTGGCCGGGGTGATCGTGGCCCTCGGGGGTCAGACGCCCCTCAAGCTGGCGGGCCTGCTGCCCGAGGGCCTCGTCCGGGGCACCAGCGCGGCCTCCATCGACCTCGCCGAGGACCGGGAGCGGTGGAACTCGCTGTGCGCCCACCTCGACATCCCCCAGCCCGCGGGCGGCACGGCGTCGACGGTCGAGCAGGCGCAGGCCGTCGTCGACCGCGTCGGCTACCCCGTCCTGGTGCGCCCCTCCTACGTGCTGGGCGGCCGGGCCATGGAGATCGTCTACGACGACGAGAGCCTGCGCCGGGCCATGGAGCAGCTCGCCGGCTTCGGCTCGCTCGGCAAGGAGGGCGGCCTGTCGGCCGAGCGCCCCGTGCTCATCGACCGCTTCCTCGAGGACGCCACCGAGGTCGACGTCGACGCCATCCGCGACACCACCGGCGAGGTGGTCATCGGGGGGATCATGGAGCACGTCGAGGAGGCTGGTGTCCACTCCGGCGACAGCGCGTGCGTCATCCCGCCGCCGAACCTCTCCGAGGAGACCATCGAGGTCCTCGAGACCTACACCCGGGCCATCGCGGAGGCCCTCGACGTGTGCGGGCTGATCAACGTCCAGTACGCCGTGAAGGCGGGCCAGGTGTTCGTCATCGAGGCCAACCCACGCGCCTCTCGCACCGTGCCCTTCGTGGCCAAGGCCACCGGCGTGCCCCTGGTGAAGGTCGCCGCTCGCACGATGATGGGCGCGAGCCTCGCCGAGCTGCGCGAGGAGGGCCTGCTCCGGGACCCCGTCGTGGGCGACCACTACGCGGTCAAGGAGGCGGTCCTGCCGTTCAGTCGCTTCCCCGACGCCGACGCGGTGCTCGGGCCCGAGATGCGCTCGACGGGCGAGGTCATGGGCATCGACCTGACCGTGGGCCTCGCGTTCTTCAAGAGCCAGCTGGCGGCCGGTGAGCGCATGCCGGCGAGCGGCACCGTCTTCTTGTCCCTCGCCGACCGCGACAAGGCCGTCGCCCTCGAAGCGGCCCGCCGGTTCGTCGACCTGGGCTTCGACATCGCCGCCACCGCCGGCACCGCCGCGCTGCTCCAGGAGCACGGCATCGACGTGGCCACCGTGGTGGCCAAGCTGGGGGAGGAGGGCGGCGGCACCGACGCCGTCGAGCTCATCTCCAGCGGCAAGGTCGACCTGGTGATCAACAGCCCCCGTGGCCGTGGGCCGCGCTCGGACGGCGCCCACATCCGCGCCGCGGCCGGCCGGCACCACGTGCCCCTGCTCACCACCGGCGCGGCGGGCCTCGCCGCGGCCAAGGGAATGGCGGACTGGTCCCGCCACGAGCTCCGGGTGCGCAGCCTGCAGGACTTCCACCTCGGCGTCAGCACCGACGATCTCGCCCCGTCCTCGTGA
- a CDS encoding methionine adenosyltransferase produces MTSWTFTSESVTEGHPDKMADQISDAILDAMLAQDPASRVACETLVTTGLAVVAGEITTDAYVDIPRVVRETINGIGYDRESFGYDGNTCGVMVSIDEQSQDIAQGVDDSEEVRSGQSGEEDQLDKQGAGDQGMMFGYACDETDVLMPLPIHVAHRMAERLAEVRKAGTIPYLRPDGKTQVTFDYEDGKPVRLRTVLVSTQHNDGIDRDSMIRPDLIEHVIRPVIPEQFAGDDYEVFVNPTGRFVIGGPVGDAGLTGRKIIVDTYGGMGRHGGGAFSGKDPSKVDRSAAYAARWVAKNVVASGAATRCEVQVAYAIGVAHPMSIMVETFGTETVDRAKIEPAVREVFDLRPAAILRDLDLRRPIYQQTAAYGHFGRSGDGDGFTWERTDRVDALKSALGL; encoded by the coding sequence GTGACCAGCTGGACCTTCACCTCGGAATCGGTCACCGAGGGGCACCCCGACAAGATGGCCGACCAGATCTCCGACGCCATCCTCGACGCCATGCTGGCGCAGGACCCGGCCAGCCGTGTCGCCTGTGAGACCCTCGTGACCACCGGCCTCGCCGTCGTCGCCGGTGAGATCACCACCGACGCCTACGTCGACATCCCCCGCGTCGTGCGCGAGACCATCAACGGCATCGGCTACGACCGCGAGTCGTTCGGCTACGACGGCAACACCTGCGGCGTCATGGTGTCCATCGACGAGCAGTCCCAGGACATCGCCCAGGGCGTGGACGACTCCGAGGAGGTCCGCTCGGGCCAGTCCGGCGAGGAGGACCAGCTGGACAAGCAGGGCGCCGGCGACCAGGGGATGATGTTCGGCTACGCGTGCGACGAGACCGACGTGCTCATGCCGCTGCCCATCCACGTGGCGCACCGCATGGCCGAGCGCCTCGCCGAGGTGCGCAAGGCCGGGACCATCCCGTACCTGCGCCCCGACGGCAAGACCCAGGTCACCTTCGACTACGAGGACGGCAAGCCCGTCCGCCTGCGCACCGTGCTGGTGTCCACCCAGCACAACGACGGCATCGACCGTGACTCGATGATCCGCCCCGACCTCATCGAGCACGTGATCCGCCCCGTCATCCCCGAGCAGTTCGCGGGCGACGACTACGAGGTCTTCGTCAACCCGACCGGCCGCTTCGTCATCGGCGGCCCCGTGGGCGATGCCGGCCTCACCGGCCGCAAGATCATCGTCGACACCTACGGCGGCATGGGTCGCCACGGCGGCGGCGCCTTCTCGGGCAAGGACCCCAGCAAGGTCGACCGCTCGGCCGCCTACGCCGCCCGCTGGGTGGCGAAGAACGTGGTCGCCTCCGGCGCCGCCACCCGCTGCGAGGTCCAGGTGGCCTACGCCATCGGTGTGGCCCACCCCATGTCGATCATGGTGGAGACCTTCGGCACCGAGACCGTGGACCGGGCCAAGATCGAGCCCGCCGTGCGCGAGGTGTTCGACCTGCGCCCCGCCGCCATCCTGCGTGACCTCGACCTGCGCCGGCCGATCTACCAGCAGACCGCGGCCTACGGGCACTTCGGTCGCTCGGGCGACGGCGACGGCTTCACCTGGGAGCGGACCGACCGGGTGGACGCCCTGAAGTCCGCCCTCGGCCTCTGA
- the coaBC gene encoding bifunctional phosphopantothenoylcysteine decarboxylase/phosphopantothenate--cysteine ligase CoaBC: MPAALEGRRIVLGVTGGIAAYKAVEVCRRLVDAGAHVSPVLTEGATRFVGEVTFSALASEPVQTSLWDEASPIPHTRLGQGADLILVAPATARLLAAYTAGLSDDLLTATLLATRAPVVVCPAMHTEMWEHPAVQDNLRTLAERGVTIVPPAEGRLAGGDVGAGRLAEPEDIVAAVERLLAPQDLAGLRVLVTAGGTREPLDPVRFLGNRSSGKQGHAIADEAAARGAKVTIVTTTGRPVAAGVEAVTVETAAEMEQAVLTRSDAADIVVMAAAVADFRPAVRQDQKIKKAGGTPEIVLEPTPDILAALGRRKRPGQTLVGFAAETQDLRANAGAKLAAKGADLIVANDVSAPAVGFEHDTNQVLIMSGSGIERDVPLSDKRAVARAVLDAVVSTRDTSSPDLPPTPTT, translated from the coding sequence ATGCCCGCGGCCCTCGAGGGCCGCCGCATCGTCCTGGGCGTCACCGGGGGCATCGCCGCCTACAAGGCGGTCGAGGTCTGCCGTCGCCTGGTCGACGCGGGGGCGCACGTGAGCCCCGTCCTCACCGAGGGCGCCACCCGTTTCGTGGGCGAGGTCACCTTCTCGGCCCTGGCCTCCGAGCCCGTCCAGACGTCGCTCTGGGACGAGGCCAGCCCCATCCCGCACACCCGGCTCGGCCAGGGCGCGGACCTCATCCTGGTGGCGCCGGCCACGGCCCGTCTGCTGGCGGCCTATACGGCCGGGCTCTCCGACGACCTCCTCACGGCCACGCTGCTCGCCACCCGCGCGCCCGTGGTGGTCTGCCCGGCCATGCACACCGAGATGTGGGAGCACCCGGCGGTCCAGGACAACCTGCGCACGCTGGCCGAGCGGGGGGTCACCATCGTCCCGCCCGCCGAGGGTCGCCTGGCCGGGGGCGACGTCGGCGCCGGTCGCCTCGCCGAGCCGGAGGACATCGTCGCGGCGGTCGAGCGCCTCCTGGCCCCGCAGGACCTCGCCGGCCTCCGGGTCCTCGTCACCGCCGGCGGCACCCGTGAGCCCCTCGACCCCGTGCGATTCCTGGGCAACCGCTCGTCGGGCAAGCAGGGCCACGCGATCGCCGACGAGGCCGCGGCGCGGGGCGCCAAGGTCACCATCGTCACCACCACCGGGAGGCCCGTCGCCGCCGGGGTCGAGGCCGTGACCGTCGAGACCGCGGCGGAGATGGAGCAGGCCGTGCTCACCCGCAGCGACGCCGCCGACATCGTGGTCATGGCCGCGGCAGTGGCCGACTTCCGCCCGGCCGTCCGCCAGGATCAGAAGATCAAGAAGGCCGGCGGCACGCCCGAGATCGTCCTCGAGCCGACCCCGGACATCCTCGCCGCCCTGGGTCGGCGCAAGCGCCCCGGGCAGACCCTGGTCGGCTTCGCGGCCGAGACCCAGGACCTGCGGGCGAACGCCGGCGCCAAGCTGGCGGCCAAAGGGGCCGACCTCATCGTCGCCAACGACGTCTCCGCACCCGCGGTCGGGTTCGAACACGACACCAACCAGGTGCTAATCATGTCGGGTTCGGGAATCGAGCGGGACGTCCCTCTGAGCGACAAGCGGGCGGTCGCGCGAGCGGTGCTCGACGCCGTCGTCTCGACCCGAGACACCTCGTCTCCAGATCTTCCACCCACCCCCACCACCTAG
- a CDS encoding integration host factor, giving the protein MPQPPTLSDEQRAAARDKALRARQERARLKEDLKAGTVSLADVFARAVDDEVVAGTKMLVILESLPAVGKVKARRTMDTIGIAHSRRVRGVGEHQREKLLAEFPSTSSSS; this is encoded by the coding sequence ATGCCGCAACCGCCGACGTTGTCCGACGAGCAACGGGCCGCCGCCCGCGACAAGGCCCTGCGCGCCCGCCAGGAGCGGGCCCGGCTGAAAGAGGACCTGAAGGCCGGCACCGTGAGCCTCGCCGACGTGTTCGCCCGCGCCGTCGACGACGAGGTGGTCGCCGGCACGAAGATGCTCGTGATCCTCGAGTCCCTGCCGGCGGTGGGCAAGGTCAAGGCGCGGCGCACCATGGACACCATCGGCATCGCCCACTCGCGCCGGGTGCGCGGGGTGGGGGAGCACCAGCGCGAGAAGCTGCTGGCCGAATTCCCGTCGACGTCGTCGTCGTCGTGA
- the rpoZ gene encoding DNA-directed RNA polymerase subunit omega, whose amino-acid sequence MPTRHNTMMNPPIEELLSKVDSKFTLVTLGSMRARQINSYFNQLGEGLGSAVPPQVTSLARKPLSIAFEEIAADKIIGVVPEPAPEVEVVADEADDAGDAETDTE is encoded by the coding sequence ATGCCGACGCGCCACAACACGATGATGAACCCGCCGATCGAGGAGCTGCTCTCCAAGGTCGACTCCAAGTTCACCCTGGTCACGCTGGGCTCGATGCGGGCACGCCAGATCAACTCCTACTTCAACCAGCTGGGCGAGGGCCTCGGCTCCGCCGTCCCGCCCCAGGTCACCTCGCTGGCCCGCAAGCCCCTCTCGATCGCCTTCGAGGAGATCGCCGCCGACAAGATCATCGGTGTCGTCCCCGAGCCGGCGCCCGAGGTCGAGGTCGTCGCCGATGAGGCCGACGACGCGGGCGACGCCGAGACCGACACCGAGTAG
- a CDS encoding dihydroorotate dehydrogenase, producing the protein MDLTTTIGSVTLPNPVMTASGTAGHGTELSPYLDLAELGAVVVKSLSAEPWPGNPAPRVHETPAGMLNSIGLQGRGVAFWLEEELPPLLDLGARVVVSIWGRSVEDYAAAAALLADAPPEVVAVEVNLSCPNVESRGSMFAHSPASTTEAMAVTEVCGRPRWAKLSPNVTDLTAIAAAAREGGAEAVTLINTVMGLLIDPETRRPRLGNGGGGLSGPAIHPVAVRAVYECRAAHPDLPIVGVGGVAKGADAAELLLAGASGVQVGTATFADPRAPARVLKELAAWVRRQADPRLSHIIGGAHD; encoded by the coding sequence ATGGACCTGACCACCACGATCGGGTCCGTGACCCTGCCCAACCCGGTGATGACGGCGTCGGGCACGGCCGGCCATGGCACCGAGCTGTCGCCGTACCTCGATCTCGCCGAGCTCGGAGCCGTCGTGGTGAAGTCGCTCTCCGCCGAGCCGTGGCCCGGCAACCCCGCCCCCCGGGTGCACGAGACGCCGGCGGGGATGCTCAACAGCATCGGGTTGCAGGGCCGCGGAGTGGCCTTCTGGCTCGAGGAGGAGCTCCCACCGTTGCTCGACCTCGGCGCCCGGGTGGTGGTTTCCATCTGGGGTCGTTCGGTGGAGGACTACGCCGCCGCGGCCGCACTGTTGGCGGACGCCCCGCCCGAGGTGGTCGCAGTGGAGGTCAACCTGTCGTGCCCGAACGTCGAGTCCCGCGGCTCGATGTTCGCCCACTCCCCGGCGTCGACCACCGAGGCGATGGCCGTCACCGAAGTGTGCGGCCGTCCCCGTTGGGCCAAGCTCAGCCCCAACGTCACCGACCTCACCGCCATCGCCGCCGCCGCCCGGGAGGGTGGCGCCGAGGCCGTCACCCTCATCAACACGGTCATGGGCCTGCTCATCGATCCGGAGACCCGCCGCCCGCGCCTCGGTAACGGCGGCGGCGGGCTCTCGGGGCCGGCCATCCACCCCGTGGCGGTGCGGGCGGTCTACGAGTGCCGGGCCGCCCACCCCGACCTGCCCATCGTCGGCGTGGGTGGCGTGGCCAAGGGTGCGGACGCCGCCGAACTGCTGTTGGCCGGCGCCTCGGGGGTGCAGGTTGGCACGGCCACGTTCGCCGATCCACGCGCTCCGGCTCGCGTGCTGAAAGAATTAGCCGCGTGGGTCCGGCGCCAGGCGGATCCCCGTCTCTCGCACATCATCGGAGGAGCACATGACTGA